The following are encoded together in the Streptomyces rapamycinicus NRRL 5491 genome:
- the lhgO gene encoding L-2-hydroxyglutarate oxidase — protein sequence MTALDCDVLVIGGGIVGMSTAYAITRAAPGTRVTVLEKEAGPARHQTGRNSGVIHSGIYYRPGSLKARFAVRGAAEMVKFCAEHGIPHEVTGKLIVATERSELPRLHGLVQRGRENGIPVRELGPAQIAEYEPWVRGLAAIHVGTTGVCDFGAVAARLARLAQDAGASVRYGAQVRTIGRRPSAVAVRTADGTVLRARALVNCAGLHCDRVARLAGDDPGMRIVPFRGEYYELVPSRASLVNGLVYPVPDPAFPFLGVHLTRGIDGGVHIGPNAVPALAREGYAWHTVRPQELAGTLAFPGSWRIARRHWRYGAGELRRSLSKRAFTDAVRRLLPDVTADDLIAAPAGVRAQAVLPDGTLVDDFLISQSPRIVHVLNAPSPAATASLPIGREVARRVLETLRTG from the coding sequence GTGACGGCGTTGGACTGCGACGTGCTGGTGATCGGGGGCGGGATCGTCGGCATGTCGACGGCGTATGCGATCACGCGCGCCGCGCCCGGCACCCGCGTGACCGTGCTCGAGAAGGAAGCGGGCCCGGCCCGCCACCAGACCGGGCGGAACAGCGGCGTGATCCACAGCGGTATCTACTACCGGCCGGGATCGCTCAAGGCGCGGTTCGCGGTGCGCGGCGCCGCGGAGATGGTGAAGTTCTGCGCCGAGCACGGCATCCCGCACGAGGTCACCGGCAAGCTCATCGTCGCCACGGAGCGCTCCGAGCTGCCGAGGCTCCACGGCCTCGTCCAGCGCGGCAGGGAGAACGGCATTCCGGTGCGCGAGCTGGGCCCCGCTCAGATCGCGGAGTACGAACCATGGGTGCGCGGCCTCGCCGCGATCCATGTCGGTACGACGGGCGTCTGCGACTTCGGCGCGGTGGCCGCCCGGCTGGCCCGGCTGGCCCAGGACGCGGGCGCCTCGGTGCGGTACGGGGCGCAGGTGCGCACCATAGGCCGGCGCCCCTCCGCGGTCGCGGTGCGCACGGCGGACGGCACGGTGCTGCGCGCGCGGGCCCTGGTCAATTGCGCGGGGCTGCACTGCGACCGCGTCGCCCGGCTGGCGGGCGACGACCCAGGCATGCGGATCGTGCCCTTCCGCGGTGAGTACTACGAGCTGGTGCCCTCCCGCGCCTCGCTGGTGAACGGTCTGGTGTACCCGGTGCCCGACCCGGCGTTCCCGTTCCTCGGCGTCCATCTGACCCGCGGCATCGACGGCGGCGTCCACATCGGGCCCAACGCGGTGCCGGCCCTCGCCCGCGAGGGGTACGCCTGGCATACGGTGCGCCCGCAGGAGCTGGCCGGCACGCTGGCGTTCCCGGGCTCCTGGCGGATCGCCCGCCGCCACTGGCGGTACGGGGCGGGTGAGCTGCGGCGTTCCCTGTCCAAGCGCGCCTTCACCGACGCCGTGCGCCGGCTGCTGCCGGATGTGACGGCCGACGATCTGATAGCGGCCCCGGCGGGCGTGCGCGCACAGGCGGTGCTGCCGGACGGCACGCTCGTGGACGACTTCCTCATCTCGCAGTCGCCCCGGATCGTCCATGTGCTCAACGCCCCGTCGCCCGCGGCCACGGCCTCCCTGCCGATCGGCCGCGAGGTCGCCCGGCGAGTGCTGGAGACCCTGCGGACGGGGTGA
- the trmB gene encoding tRNA (guanosine(46)-N7)-methyltransferase TrmB: MERGLPAPRDRSEPMFPGGPAADPAGSHHERRIRSFRPRRGRVTPGQGEALRRLWPQWGLDIDGLSRIDLGELFATEAGPRPDLPVVLEIGFGMGEATAQMAAADPGTGILAADVHTPGQGNLLALAERNGLDNVRVANGDAIILLREMLPPASLSGLRVFFPDPWPKKRHHKRRLIQPEFIELAATRLKSGAPLHCATDWEPYAEQMLEVLAASPAFDNSQADGGYTPRPDFRPLTKFEGQGLDKGHLVHDLVFRRNDT, from the coding sequence ATGGAGCGCGGCCTGCCCGCCCCCCGTGACCGCAGCGAGCCGATGTTCCCCGGCGGCCCCGCGGCCGACCCGGCGGGCTCGCACCACGAGCGCCGCATCCGCTCCTTCCGCCCCCGCCGCGGCCGGGTGACCCCGGGCCAGGGCGAGGCGCTGCGCCGTCTGTGGCCGCAGTGGGGCCTGGACATCGACGGGCTGAGCCGTATCGACCTCGGTGAGTTGTTCGCCACAGAGGCGGGCCCGCGCCCGGACCTCCCCGTCGTCCTGGAGATCGGCTTCGGCATGGGGGAGGCCACCGCGCAAATGGCCGCCGCCGACCCCGGCACGGGCATCCTCGCCGCCGATGTCCACACCCCCGGCCAGGGCAATCTGCTCGCGCTCGCGGAGCGGAACGGCCTGGACAACGTCCGGGTCGCCAACGGCGACGCGATCATCCTCCTCCGCGAGATGCTGCCCCCCGCCTCGCTCTCCGGGCTGCGGGTCTTCTTCCCCGACCCCTGGCCCAAGAAGCGGCACCACAAGCGCCGCCTCATCCAGCCCGAGTTCATCGAGCTCGCCGCCACCCGGCTGAAGTCCGGTGCGCCGCTCCACTGCGCGACCGACTGGGAGCCGTACGCGGAGCAGATGCTGGAGGTCCTCGCCGCGAGCCCCGCCTTCGACAACTCCCAGGCCGACGGCGGCTACACCCCGCGCCCGGACTTCCGGCCGCTCACCAAGTTCGAGGGCCAGGGGCTGGACAAGGGGCACCTCGTCCACGACCTGGTCTTCCGCCGCAACGACACATAA
- a CDS encoding PrsW family intramembrane metalloprotease — MWGPGGRLARVWHNKALRATALTGLLSLSGLIILALVREQTGTKGFLVGLGLAVLPAPLIIAVFRWLDRVDPKPWRNLLFAFAWGACAATLVALIANGFATEWLMTTVDSSSPTGQADADTWGATFVAPFVEESAKAAAVLLLFLFRRRDFNGLVDGVVVAGITATGFAFTENILYLGSAFVSDQTLGYSGIRSTTAATFFIRAVMSPFAHPLFTSMTGVGFGIAAAAARHQRVRRVLIPIAMLLTAMVLHGVWNGSATLGGYGFLIVYALFMVPVFGLLTWLTLWSRTKELRAIREQLTAYQTAGWLTPPEPLALSSMRARGIARDLARRTHGAAAARTVGEYTAFATSLALLRRRAYRGTAGPDFTAREKELLDRLWERRETAQPALAHAALSVPLPRPRHVPRPAPGTMPAPFWPAGPYGGGYAYGYGSGQGYGHGSPASGYGYGGPGPGHGYGGPGSGTGHGSPGPGYDPGSGAQAQYGPHPTYAPWGAPPPHGPQPPRTPQPPQTQQAPHAPRPPQTPRPSQTPQLPRSPLPPANSATPHTSPVPYGSGGPESRL; from the coding sequence CTGTGGGGTCCGGGCGGCCGCCTCGCCCGCGTCTGGCACAACAAGGCGCTCAGGGCCACCGCGCTCACCGGTCTGCTCTCGCTCTCCGGCCTGATCATCCTGGCGCTGGTGCGCGAGCAGACGGGCACCAAGGGCTTCCTGGTGGGGCTCGGTCTCGCCGTCCTCCCCGCGCCGCTGATCATCGCGGTCTTCCGGTGGCTGGACCGCGTGGACCCCAAACCCTGGCGAAACCTTTTGTTCGCCTTCGCCTGGGGGGCGTGCGCGGCGACGCTGGTCGCGCTGATAGCCAACGGCTTCGCCACCGAGTGGCTCATGACGACCGTGGACTCCTCGTCCCCGACCGGCCAGGCCGACGCCGACACCTGGGGCGCCACCTTCGTCGCGCCGTTCGTGGAGGAGAGCGCCAAGGCGGCCGCCGTCCTGCTGCTCTTCCTCTTCCGCCGCCGTGACTTCAACGGGCTGGTAGACGGGGTCGTCGTCGCCGGAATCACCGCCACCGGTTTCGCCTTCACCGAGAACATCCTCTACCTCGGTTCGGCCTTCGTCAGCGACCAGACGCTCGGCTACTCCGGCATCCGGTCGACCACGGCCGCGACCTTCTTCATCCGCGCCGTGATGTCCCCCTTCGCGCACCCCCTCTTCACGTCGATGACGGGTGTGGGCTTCGGCATAGCCGCCGCGGCGGCGCGGCACCAGCGCGTCCGCCGCGTCCTCATACCGATCGCGATGCTGCTGACGGCGATGGTCCTGCACGGCGTCTGGAACGGCTCGGCGACCCTCGGCGGCTACGGCTTCCTCATCGTCTACGCCCTGTTCATGGTCCCGGTGTTCGGGCTGCTGACCTGGCTGACGCTCTGGTCCCGCACCAAGGAACTGCGCGCGATACGGGAGCAGCTCACCGCCTACCAGACGGCCGGCTGGCTCACCCCGCCCGAGCCGCTCGCGCTGTCCTCGATGCGCGCCCGCGGGATCGCCCGCGACCTCGCCCGCCGTACCCATGGCGCGGCAGCGGCCCGTACGGTCGGCGAGTACACCGCCTTCGCGACCTCGCTGGCCCTGCTGCGGCGGCGCGCGTACCGGGGTACGGCGGGGCCGGACTTCACCGCGCGCGAGAAGGAACTGCTGGACCGGCTGTGGGAGCGGCGGGAGACCGCCCAGCCCGCCCTGGCCCACGCGGCGCTCTCGGTGCCGCTCCCCCGGCCCCGCCACGTACCCCGGCCGGCCCCGGGCACGATGCCCGCACCGTTCTGGCCCGCGGGGCCGTACGGCGGCGGGTACGCGTACGGCTACGGAAGCGGCCAGGGCTACGGCCACGGAAGCCCCGCGTCCGGCTACGGCTATGGGGGCCCAGGACCCGGCCACGGCTATGGCGGCCCCGGATCCGGCACCGGCCACGGGAGCCCCGGGCCCGGCTACGACCCCGGCTCCGGTGCCCAGGCGCAGTACGGGCCCCACCCCACTTACGCACCGTGGGGCGCCCCTCCCCCGCACGGCCCGCAGCCACCGCGAACGCCACAACCACCGCAGACCCAGCAAGCACCGCACGCGCCGCGGCCTCCGCAGACCCCGCGGCCATCGCAGACCCCGCAACTACCGCGGAGCCCGCTCCCGCCCGCGAATTCGGCGACGCCCCACACCTCCCCCGTGCCGTACGGATCCGGCGGCCCCGAAAGTCGTCTGTAA
- a CDS encoding SigE family RNA polymerase sigma factor: MSEPSPSFTPSDFDQFYTATAKRLVAAVYAATGDLAEAEDAVQEAYARAWQRWDRLTAEGDPTPWVRTVALRLAVSSWRRARNRMRAHFRHGPPPDLPDLAPDRVALVHALRGLKPEQRTAVVLHHLLDLSIEQVARETGVSPGAVRTRLSRARKALGSYLADAEADTEAPTPSPHPPVCHPKEVPSHG; encoded by the coding sequence ATGTCAGAACCATCACCTTCATTCACACCATCCGATTTCGACCAGTTCTACACGGCTACGGCGAAGCGGCTCGTGGCCGCGGTCTACGCGGCGACGGGCGATCTCGCCGAGGCCGAGGACGCGGTGCAGGAGGCCTATGCCCGGGCGTGGCAGCGCTGGGACCGGCTGACCGCCGAGGGTGATCCCACGCCGTGGGTGCGCACCGTCGCCCTGCGCCTCGCCGTCAGCTCCTGGCGCCGCGCCCGTAACCGCATGCGGGCCCACTTCCGTCATGGCCCGCCCCCCGATCTCCCCGATCTCGCCCCGGACCGGGTGGCGCTGGTCCATGCCCTGCGCGGACTGAAGCCCGAGCAGCGTACGGCCGTGGTCCTGCATCACCTTCTCGATCTGTCCATTGAGCAGGTGGCCCGGGAGACGGGCGTCTCCCCCGGCGCCGTGCGCACCCGGCTGAGCCGTGCCCGCAAGGCCCTCGGCTCCTATCTGGCCGACGCCGAAGCCGACACCGAGGCACCGACACCGTCCCCCCATCCGCCCGTCTGCCACCCCAAGGAGGTGCCCTCCCATGGCTGA
- a CDS encoding L,D-transpeptidase, which produces MLSVRSLRALTVPAIAVALLAGCQSASKSASVDPADAKPARITITPGSDSAAIAPDAPVKVTASHGTLTKVRIAPDGAGSQAVTVTGALSHSKTSWRSNRTMTPGTTYTVEATATNAADKTAVQHSTFRTRAAQQINGVTVTPSKNATVGVGQPVSLAFDHPVTDKAAVERSLSVSTSPKVEGSWGWVKDPLTGIERVDWRPKTYWHKGTKVTLRAHLSGVNTGDSRYLRRDVSTTFTIGTPRISKVDIKNHTMTVYEDGQKQKTIPISAGQPAYPTWNGTMVVLDKAPMVNMTSESVGIADPYNKDVPWAVHLTTSGTYAHAAPWNEGLGYFGQTNQSHGCVGMSLADGKWFYNRATRGDIVEITGSTRATVSTGNGFGDWNLPYPSWQKLSALH; this is translated from the coding sequence GTGCTCTCCGTACGTTCCCTGCGCGCCCTCACGGTGCCCGCCATCGCCGTCGCCCTGCTCGCCGGATGCCAGTCGGCGTCGAAATCCGCCTCGGTGGACCCGGCCGACGCCAAGCCCGCCCGGATCACCATCACCCCGGGCAGCGACTCGGCGGCGATAGCCCCCGACGCCCCGGTCAAGGTGACCGCCTCGCACGGCACCCTCACCAAGGTCCGCATCGCCCCCGACGGCGCCGGTTCCCAGGCCGTCACGGTGACCGGCGCCCTCTCCCACTCCAAGACCAGCTGGCGCTCCAACCGCACCATGACCCCGGGCACGACCTACACCGTCGAGGCCACGGCCACCAACGCGGCCGACAAGACCGCCGTCCAGCACTCCACCTTCCGCACCCGCGCCGCCCAGCAGATCAACGGCGTCACCGTCACCCCGTCAAAGAACGCCACCGTCGGCGTGGGCCAGCCGGTCTCCCTGGCCTTCGACCATCCCGTTACCGACAAGGCAGCGGTGGAACGCAGCCTCTCCGTCTCCACCAGCCCGAAGGTCGAAGGCTCCTGGGGCTGGGTCAAGGACCCCCTCACCGGCATCGAGCGCGTCGACTGGCGCCCCAAGACCTACTGGCACAAGGGCACCAAGGTCACCCTCCGCGCCCACCTCAGCGGCGTGAACACCGGCGACTCCCGCTACCTCCGCCGCGATGTCTCGACCACCTTCACCATCGGCACGCCCCGGATCTCCAAGGTCGACATCAAGAACCACACGATGACCGTCTACGAGGACGGCCAGAAGCAGAAGACCATCCCCATATCCGCCGGCCAGCCCGCCTACCCCACCTGGAACGGCACCATGGTCGTCCTCGACAAGGCGCCCATGGTCAATATGACCAGCGAGTCCGTCGGCATAGCCGACCCCTACAACAAGGACGTCCCCTGGGCCGTCCACCTCACCACCTCGGGCACCTACGCCCACGCCGCCCCCTGGAACGAGGGCCTCGGCTACTTCGGCCAGACCAACCAAAGCCACGGCTGCGTCGGCATGTCCCTCGCCGACGGCAAGTGGTTCTACAACCGCGCCACCCGAGGCGACATCGTCGAGATAACCGGCTCCACCCGCGCCACAGTCTCCACCGGCAACGGCTTCGGCGACTGGAACCTCCCCTACCCCTCCTGGCAAAAGCTCAGCGCCCTGCACTGA
- the drmB gene encoding DrmB family protein, which yields MRRPCEGNVRAVKDIRRKVRRAQTIVPFGVGGILDLRGESFVAADTRSWAASAERVESPRLARKLGVQELRSAPVIPSGKAAYASRIGPTYVRFPKWLFCPQCRNMLHWNPGHEVRDRQPTCGRCPGRPQLAPMRFIQVCRAGHMADIDWHRWAHSRSEGHSQRQCQAYRLRFLATPDSSGLEALRVVCAACPASRNLAGISQKNILVQTGLRCPGTHPWDSEADEADPCEEKPQAVQRGASNVYFPITHSAIDIPAPAGPSEEDESSQKVVNHALWPFFKDADGGPVSDNLKAAIAFECGVSEEFVETVRRRHTAEIAPAPSAVDSDDDLSIAEWAAFSEPESVTNSKTFSVRRTDLGIRPDDPESLRELDAGISAVVVADRVREVRALEGFSRYEPSSGDGEEGEGGRVVSVNTHARASWLPAVETYGEGIFIAVDEERVSAWERHPLVRDWTRRIENNLGASFKADRLRGKTGPELLPRFVMLHTLAHHFIRQLSYDSGYNAASLRERVYARSHAPGSDLPPQAGVFVYTAAGDAEGTLGGLVRQGQPPNLAETLIRLLESAQWCSQDPLCADSTGRSLANLNRAACHACTLLPETCCEIDNSLLDRTLLIGEGDVPGFFRGVLQAAIEESAGVVDLS from the coding sequence GTGCGTCGTCCGTGTGAAGGGAACGTGAGAGCAGTGAAGGACATTCGCCGTAAGGTTCGCAGGGCGCAAACCATCGTTCCCTTCGGCGTCGGGGGAATCCTCGACCTGCGGGGCGAATCGTTCGTGGCCGCCGATACCCGGAGTTGGGCGGCGAGCGCCGAACGGGTCGAATCGCCGCGTCTCGCGAGGAAACTGGGGGTCCAGGAACTCCGCTCCGCCCCCGTCATCCCGTCCGGGAAGGCCGCGTACGCGAGCCGTATCGGTCCGACGTACGTCCGATTCCCCAAGTGGCTCTTCTGCCCTCAGTGCAGGAACATGCTGCACTGGAACCCAGGTCATGAGGTACGGGACAGGCAACCAACCTGCGGGCGTTGTCCAGGAAGGCCGCAGCTGGCCCCCATGCGTTTCATCCAGGTATGCAGAGCAGGTCATATGGCCGACATCGATTGGCATCGATGGGCCCATTCCAGGAGTGAGGGCCATTCCCAGCGGCAATGCCAGGCCTACCGACTCCGGTTCCTCGCCACTCCGGACTCCTCTGGCCTGGAAGCCCTGCGTGTTGTCTGTGCCGCCTGCCCGGCGAGTCGCAATCTTGCGGGGATCAGCCAGAAGAATATCCTTGTGCAGACGGGTCTGCGCTGTCCGGGAACCCACCCCTGGGACTCCGAAGCCGATGAGGCGGATCCCTGCGAGGAAAAGCCGCAAGCGGTACAGCGCGGTGCCTCCAACGTGTATTTTCCGATTACACACTCGGCGATCGACATTCCCGCACCCGCAGGTCCGTCCGAAGAAGACGAATCGTCCCAGAAGGTCGTCAACCATGCTCTCTGGCCGTTCTTCAAGGACGCGGACGGCGGCCCGGTTTCCGATAACCTGAAAGCGGCGATTGCCTTCGAGTGCGGCGTCTCGGAGGAGTTCGTGGAAACCGTGCGACGTCGCCATACCGCAGAAATAGCGCCGGCGCCAAGTGCCGTGGACTCCGACGATGACCTCAGCATTGCCGAATGGGCGGCCTTCTCCGAACCGGAATCTGTCACTAATTCGAAGACATTCTCCGTGCGCCGTACCGACCTGGGAATTCGCCCCGACGATCCAGAATCCCTACGGGAGCTGGACGCGGGCATCTCCGCGGTCGTCGTCGCGGATCGAGTGCGCGAAGTGCGCGCACTCGAAGGTTTCTCACGGTACGAGCCCAGCTCGGGCGACGGCGAAGAGGGTGAGGGAGGTCGTGTCGTGTCGGTCAATACACACGCCCGAGCCTCATGGCTGCCCGCCGTGGAGACATACGGCGAAGGGATCTTCATCGCCGTCGACGAAGAACGTGTGAGCGCCTGGGAGCGACATCCGTTGGTGCGCGACTGGACGCGACGCATCGAGAACAACCTGGGCGCCTCGTTCAAAGCCGACCGGCTGAGAGGCAAGACGGGCCCTGAGCTCCTGCCACGGTTCGTGATGCTGCACACCCTGGCCCATCACTTCATCCGCCAACTCTCCTATGACAGCGGGTACAACGCGGCGTCCCTACGAGAGCGTGTCTACGCCCGAAGCCACGCCCCGGGCAGCGATCTGCCGCCCCAGGCCGGCGTGTTCGTCTACACGGCGGCCGGGGATGCGGAAGGAACGCTGGGCGGCCTCGTCCGCCAAGGGCAACCACCAAACCTCGCGGAGACTCTCATCAGGCTGCTCGAATCGGCGCAGTGGTGCTCGCAGGACCCTCTGTGCGCCGACTCCACCGGCAGGTCTCTGGCCAACCTCAACCGCGCCGCGTGCCATGCGTGCACGCTACTACCGGAGACATGCTGCGAGATCGACAATTCCCTTTTGGACAGGACACTGTTGATCGGTGAAGGCGATGTCCCCGGATTCTTTCGGGGGGTCCTCCAGGCCGCCATCGAGGAGTCGGCCGGAGTCGTCGATCTGTCATGA
- a CDS encoding helicase-related protein produces the protein MVGPAVGEDETLVDPPDRRYLMGTLYPRGASLLEHSQEDGEQETNETAAGGGEEDGFADDPVAEANAWLPSSLGFSFFTDARSIEVRCDASRYVTHREGGRRSWQRQPRLATKSTVTVEEREPISVLDGHGRLHVRWRPFAEGHLVTCVLANAHEEEESPHKDRDLMLFQVGVEATTIEGRIREYPSTRLNSRDQEEQELRVQYRDVVTRAVGHGCAVEWDDGTEQDKVTTVRAQVMPRQVVAHIKPDGPKDLLVLNLKHLSRPELSADELRAGLDAFVLGYREWFDTQRAQATNLPSWAAAPAVRILNRVKTTLDRMTSGVEVLTAPTPSGEAARAAFRLANRAMALQMLHSRPELAGRRRRRDGDVLELTEPDEDYAWHPFQLAYFLLVVESLMKPEHEDRKTVDLIWFPTGGGKTEAYLLTACFEILWRRLRFGADGGGTAVLSRYTLSLLTTQQFQRTATAICALEYIRRGNDGALPHDLGQEPISIGLWVGKETTPNKISDAEDELATLKQMSEPDDRFLLERCPWCGTEIVPERPGHDRDFGIKADGVTTSFFCPRDNCSFHERLPVSVVDEQIYQQPPTFVLGTVDKFARLAWEPRAGNLFGKDGRRAPSLVIQDELHLLAGPLGTTVGLYETAILELCAWRGTVPKVIASTATIRRSQDQIRGLYGRPAQLFPPSGLAAGQSYFASPDEDKPGRLYVGVMAQGHTASTSTVHVGAAALQAPKDICDDDTLRDAYWTTVAYHNSLRELGRTVTIARDDIPARLEHLTMDATRRRRLDDDSVVELTSNIPRAAQPRLLERLGKKFKERGSVSFLATTNMLSVGVDVPRLGLMVMNGQPKTTSEYIQATSRVGRRDVPGLIVTLFRSTKPRDRSHYESFGVYHRALYRHVEPTSVTPWSLPSRNRALHAVLTILVRHGLGLNAEDKAGDILDHADGIARIRDLIVDHVRRADLEEADAAAEELDHLIETWQQEARSARGEGGRLYYQSQGRSYTALLTDFGKQGGIWETAQSMRNVDRECVVRVKGT, from the coding sequence CGGAGAGGAGGACGGCTTCGCCGACGATCCCGTGGCCGAGGCGAACGCGTGGCTTCCGTCGTCGCTCGGCTTCTCCTTCTTCACCGATGCCCGGAGCATCGAGGTGAGGTGCGACGCGTCGCGCTACGTCACACATCGCGAAGGTGGTCGGCGCAGTTGGCAACGCCAACCGCGGCTCGCCACGAAGTCGACCGTGACCGTGGAGGAGAGGGAACCGATCTCCGTTCTGGACGGGCACGGTCGTCTCCACGTCCGTTGGCGGCCGTTCGCGGAGGGGCATCTCGTCACCTGTGTACTCGCCAACGCGCATGAGGAGGAGGAGAGCCCTCACAAGGACCGGGACCTGATGCTCTTCCAGGTCGGTGTCGAGGCGACAACGATCGAGGGCAGGATCCGCGAGTATCCGAGCACCCGCCTCAACAGCCGCGACCAGGAGGAACAGGAGCTCCGCGTCCAGTACCGGGACGTCGTGACGCGAGCCGTGGGTCATGGCTGTGCCGTCGAATGGGATGACGGGACCGAGCAGGACAAGGTCACCACAGTGCGAGCACAGGTCATGCCGCGGCAGGTGGTGGCACACATCAAGCCCGACGGGCCCAAGGACCTTCTGGTGCTCAATCTCAAGCACCTGTCCCGGCCCGAACTTTCGGCAGACGAGCTCCGGGCAGGGCTGGATGCCTTCGTCCTGGGCTATCGCGAGTGGTTCGATACACAGCGGGCGCAGGCAACGAACTTGCCTTCCTGGGCCGCCGCACCCGCCGTACGGATCCTAAACCGCGTCAAGACCACGCTCGACCGCATGACATCAGGGGTGGAGGTGCTCACCGCGCCGACCCCGTCGGGAGAGGCAGCACGCGCCGCCTTCCGGCTCGCCAACCGAGCCATGGCGCTGCAGATGCTCCACAGCCGCCCGGAGCTCGCCGGCCGCAGGCGCCGCCGGGACGGCGACGTACTCGAGCTGACCGAACCCGATGAGGACTACGCCTGGCATCCGTTCCAGCTCGCCTACTTCCTGCTCGTCGTCGAGAGCTTGATGAAACCCGAGCATGAGGATAGGAAGACGGTCGACCTCATCTGGTTCCCCACAGGTGGAGGCAAGACGGAGGCCTACCTCCTCACCGCCTGCTTCGAGATCCTCTGGCGTCGCCTGCGGTTCGGCGCCGACGGGGGCGGCACGGCCGTTCTGAGCCGCTACACGCTGAGTCTGCTCACCACACAGCAGTTCCAGCGGACGGCGACGGCCATCTGCGCCCTGGAATACATCAGGCGGGGCAACGACGGAGCACTGCCCCACGATCTCGGACAGGAGCCCATCTCCATCGGTCTGTGGGTGGGCAAGGAGACGACGCCGAACAAAATCTCCGACGCGGAGGACGAACTCGCCACTCTGAAGCAGATGAGCGAGCCCGACGATCGGTTTCTCCTGGAACGCTGCCCGTGGTGCGGTACCGAGATCGTTCCCGAACGACCGGGGCACGACCGAGATTTCGGCATCAAGGCCGACGGCGTCACCACGTCGTTCTTCTGCCCGCGCGACAACTGCTCCTTCCATGAACGGCTTCCGGTCTCCGTGGTGGACGAGCAGATCTATCAGCAACCCCCGACGTTCGTCCTCGGCACGGTGGACAAATTCGCGCGACTCGCGTGGGAGCCCAGGGCGGGCAACCTGTTCGGAAAAGATGGCAGGCGCGCTCCCTCCCTGGTGATTCAGGACGAGCTCCATCTGCTCGCCGGCCCCTTGGGAACGACCGTCGGTCTGTACGAGACCGCCATCCTCGAACTTTGCGCCTGGCGCGGCACCGTGCCGAAGGTCATCGCTTCGACGGCGACCATCCGGCGTTCCCAGGACCAGATTCGTGGCCTCTACGGCCGGCCCGCGCAGCTGTTCCCTCCGTCGGGGCTTGCGGCGGGCCAGTCGTACTTCGCCTCGCCGGACGAGGACAAACCGGGACGTCTGTACGTGGGCGTCATGGCTCAGGGGCACACCGCCTCGACCTCGACGGTTCACGTGGGTGCCGCGGCCTTGCAGGCACCGAAGGATATCTGCGACGACGACACCCTCCGCGACGCCTACTGGACCACGGTCGCCTACCACAACAGTCTGCGGGAGCTCGGCCGAACCGTCACGATCGCCCGGGACGACATCCCTGCACGTCTCGAACATCTGACGATGGACGCCACGCGGCGTCGCAGGCTCGACGACGACTCGGTCGTCGAGCTCACCAGCAACATCCCGCGCGCCGCTCAACCACGACTGCTCGAGCGCCTGGGCAAGAAATTCAAGGAACGCGGCAGCGTCTCCTTCCTCGCCACGACCAACATGCTCTCCGTGGGTGTCGACGTGCCGCGGCTCGGCCTCATGGTCATGAACGGACAACCCAAGACGACCTCCGAATACATTCAGGCCACCAGCCGCGTCGGCCGTCGTGATGTACCAGGTCTGATCGTCACGCTCTTCCGCTCGACCAAACCACGGGACCGTTCCCACTACGAGTCGTTCGGTGTCTACCACCGTGCGCTCTACCGGCACGTGGAACCCACCAGCGTCACGCCGTGGTCCTTGCCCTCGCGTAACCGTGCCCTGCACGCAGTGCTCACCATCCTCGTCCGGCACGGTCTCGGCCTGAACGCGGAGGACAAAGCGGGGGACATCCTCGACCATGCGGACGGAATCGCGCGGATCCGTGACCTCATCGTGGATCACGTGCGACGAGCCGACCTCGAGGAAGCCGATGCCGCGGCAGAAGAGCTCGACCATCTGATCGAGACCTGGCAGCAGGAGGCCCGGAGCGCGCGTGGCGAGGGCGGCCGCCTCTACTACCAGTCCCAGGGACGGTCGTACACGGCGCTCCTGACCGACTTCGGCAAGCAGGGCGGCATATGGGAGACGGCACAGTCGATGCGCAACGTCGACCGTGAGTGCGTCGTCCGTGTGAAGGGAACGTGA